Proteins from a genomic interval of Polaribacter sejongensis:
- the folD gene encoding bifunctional methylenetetrahydrofolate dehydrogenase/methenyltetrahydrofolate cyclohydrolase FolD, producing the protein MILLDGKKTSADIKEEIALEVRDLKSKGADTPHLAAIIVGDDGASITYVNAKVKACELVGFESTLIRLPDDTNEEDLLNEIAILNIDKDIDGFIVQLPLPKHIDEQKILMAINPDKDVDGFHPTNVGKMALNLPTFISATPFGILELLERYKVETSGKHVVVLGRSHIVGSPMSILLSQKRKVGNATVTMCHSRTKNLKEITLQADIIIAAIGIPEFLKADMIKDHVTVIDVGITRLEDATKKSGFRLVGDVAFDEVSKKSDFITPVPGGVGPMTIAMLLKNTLLACQRKS; encoded by the coding sequence ATGATTTTATTAGACGGAAAAAAAACATCTGCAGACATTAAAGAAGAAATTGCTTTAGAAGTAAGAGATTTAAAAAGTAAAGGAGCTGATACGCCTCATTTAGCAGCGATAATCGTTGGAGACGACGGTGCAAGTATCACTTATGTGAATGCAAAAGTAAAAGCTTGTGAGCTTGTTGGTTTCGAATCTACTTTAATTAGATTACCAGATGATACTAACGAAGAAGATTTATTAAATGAAATTGCTATTTTAAATATTGATAAAGATATTGATGGTTTTATTGTTCAACTTCCGTTACCAAAACACATAGATGAGCAAAAAATATTAATGGCTATAAACCCTGATAAGGACGTAGACGGCTTTCATCCAACGAACGTTGGAAAAATGGCTTTAAATTTACCTACTTTTATCTCTGCAACTCCTTTTGGAATTTTAGAGCTATTAGAAAGATATAAAGTTGAAACTTCAGGAAAACACGTAGTTGTTTTAGGTAGAAGTCATATTGTTGGTAGCCCAATGAGTATTTTATTATCGCAAAAAAGAAAGGTTGGTAACGCAACGGTAACAATGTGCCATAGTAGAACTAAAAACTTAAAAGAAATAACCTTACAAGCAGATATTATTATTGCTGCAATTGGTATTCCTGAGTTTTTAAAAGCAGATATGATAAAAGACCATGTTACTGTAATTGATGTTGGTATTACTCGTTTAGAAGATGCTACTAAAAAAAGTGGATTTAGATTGGTTGGAGATGTCGCTTTTGATGAAGTTTCTAAAAAATCTGATTTTATTACTCCTGTTCCTGGTGGAGTTGGTCCAATGACTATTGCCATGTTATTAAAAAACACATTATTAGCTTGCCAAAGAAAAAGCTAA
- a CDS encoding helicase HerA-like domain-containing protein, which produces MSQKEEFFEYINNGYKTKGDFIALGAAMLGEETITDAIVKVPLKTLNRHGLIAGATGTGKTKTLQILAENLSEKGVPVLLMDIKGDLSGLAQPGADHPKIDERHAKIGFPFTAQKFPIEVLTISEQDGTRMRATISEFGPVLLSRILDLTETQSGIVAIIFKYCDDNKFALLDIKDFKKVLQYVTNEGKEEIQAEYGRISSSSTGAILRKIVEIEQQGGDLFFGERSFEVEDLTRVDEDGKGIISVLRLTDIQDKPKLFSTFMLQLLAEVYETFPEQGDSDKPELIIFIDEAHLVFEEASKALLNQIESIVKLIRSKGIGLYFVTQNPKDVPEDILAQLGLKIQHALRAFTAKDRKAIKLAAENYPSSEYYDTKEVLTQLGIGEAFVSVLNEKGIPTPLARTMLRAPMSRMDVLTDKELKSVINNSRLFYKYNENLDRESAYELLNEKIEKVNIAEADEKERVKIAKAREKERIREERAARSTTRRRSTAQNPLIKVLTSATFIRAAFGILKKVLK; this is translated from the coding sequence ATGAGTCAGAAAGAAGAGTTTTTCGAGTACATAAATAATGGTTACAAAACAAAAGGTGATTTTATAGCATTAGGTGCCGCCATGTTAGGTGAAGAAACCATTACAGATGCCATTGTAAAAGTACCTTTAAAAACTTTAAATAGACACGGTTTAATTGCTGGAGCTACAGGAACAGGAAAAACCAAAACGCTACAGATTTTAGCTGAAAACTTATCTGAAAAAGGAGTTCCGGTTTTGTTAATGGATATTAAAGGTGATTTATCTGGCTTGGCACAACCAGGAGCAGATCATCCAAAAATTGACGAACGTCATGCAAAAATTGGTTTTCCGTTTACGGCACAAAAATTTCCTATAGAAGTTTTAACCATTTCTGAACAAGACGGAACAAGAATGCGTGCTACGATTTCAGAATTCGGACCTGTTTTATTATCAAGAATTTTAGACTTAACAGAAACTCAAAGCGGAATTGTTGCCATCATTTTTAAGTATTGTGATGACAATAAATTTGCTCTTTTAGATATTAAAGATTTCAAAAAAGTTTTACAATATGTTACCAATGAAGGTAAAGAAGAAATTCAAGCTGAATATGGACGAATTTCATCTTCATCTACTGGAGCAATTTTACGTAAAATTGTAGAAATAGAACAACAAGGCGGAGATTTATTCTTTGGAGAAAGATCTTTTGAAGTAGAAGATTTAACAAGAGTAGATGAAGACGGAAAAGGAATTATTTCTGTATTGCGTTTAACAGATATTCAAGACAAGCCTAAGTTGTTTTCAACATTTATGTTGCAATTATTAGCTGAGGTGTATGAAACTTTTCCAGAGCAAGGAGATAGTGACAAACCAGAGTTAATTATTTTTATTGACGAAGCACATTTGGTGTTTGAAGAAGCTTCTAAGGCTTTATTAAATCAGATAGAAAGTATTGTAAAATTAATTCGTTCTAAAGGAATCGGATTGTATTTTGTTACGCAAAACCCTAAAGATGTGCCAGAAGATATTTTAGCACAATTAGGTTTAAAAATTCAACATGCGTTAAGAGCATTTACTGCAAAAGATAGAAAAGCTATTAAGCTGGCGGCAGAAAATTATCCTTCTTCAGAGTATTATGATACCAAAGAAGTTTTAACACAATTAGGAATTGGAGAAGCATTTGTATCCGTTTTAAACGAAAAAGGAATTCCAACTCCTTTGGCAAGAACTATGTTACGTGCGCCAATGAGTAGAATGGATGTTCTAACTGATAAAGAGTTAAAAAGCGTAATTAATAACTCACGTCTTTTTTATAAATACAACGAAAATTTAGATAGAGAAAGTGCGTACGAATTGTTGAATGAAAAGATAGAAAAGGTTAATATTGCAGAAGCCGATGAAAAGGAAAGAGTAAAAATAGCAAAAGCAAGAGAGAAGGAAAGAATAAGAGAAGAAAGAGCAGCTAGAAGTACTACCAGACGCAGAAGTACGGCACAAAACCCGTTAATAAAAGTATTAACAAGTGCAACTTTTATTAGAGCGGCATTTGGTATCTTAAAAAAAGTATTAAAATAA
- a CDS encoding MFS transporter, whose protein sequence is MLKIGDKKLINAWAFYDWANSVYSLVISTAVFPIYYAGLTASEGFANAEGKITFLGTLWNPTTLYNYAMAFSFLVVAFISPMLSGIADYAGNKKKFLKGFCLLGALSVMSLYFFTGKETLWAGILFTILASIGFWGSIVFYNAYLPEVALPEQQDNASAKGFMLGYLGSILLLLLCLVLIETEVFGFYDKQFGSQLSFVLVGLWWLGFAQITYAKLPNEEKKEIPKDNYFAKGLKEIKKVAKELFAYRELKIFLISFFLWSIGVQTIILMAGIFGTILGLETLNLIATILLVQFVGIIGAFLFSRLSNKIGNIKTLKITIAIWGLVCFIGFNLTKDTPNIEMYFYILGALIGLVMGAIQSLARSTYSKMLPKTEDNASYFSFFDVTEKIALVVGMVTFGILNSMISIQSSVLALAVFFLAAFISLSFIKKTKYVK, encoded by the coding sequence ATGTTAAAAATTGGAGATAAAAAATTAATCAATGCTTGGGCTTTTTATGATTGGGCAAACTCAGTATATTCTTTAGTAATTAGTACCGCTGTTTTTCCTATTTATTATGCAGGTTTAACGGCTTCGGAAGGTTTTGCAAATGCAGAAGGAAAAATCACTTTTTTAGGGACACTTTGGAATCCGACAACCTTGTATAATTATGCAATGGCCTTTTCTTTTTTAGTGGTAGCTTTTATATCACCCATGCTTTCTGGTATTGCAGATTATGCTGGTAATAAAAAGAAATTTTTAAAAGGTTTCTGTTTATTAGGCGCGCTCTCTGTAATGAGTTTATATTTTTTTACAGGAAAAGAAACGCTTTGGGCGGGAATCCTTTTTACCATTTTAGCGAGTATAGGTTTTTGGGGAAGTATCGTGTTTTATAATGCTTATTTGCCAGAAGTTGCTTTACCAGAACAACAAGACAATGCAAGTGCAAAAGGGTTTATGTTAGGGTATTTAGGCTCTATTTTATTATTGCTTTTGTGTTTAGTTTTAATAGAAACTGAAGTTTTTGGTTTTTATGATAAACAATTTGGCTCACAATTATCTTTTGTCTTAGTAGGTTTGTGGTGGCTTGGTTTTGCACAAATAACCTATGCTAAATTGCCTAATGAAGAGAAAAAAGAAATCCCTAAAGACAATTATTTTGCGAAAGGATTAAAAGAAATAAAAAAAGTTGCTAAAGAATTATTTGCTTATAGAGAATTAAAAATATTTTTAATTTCATTCTTTTTATGGAGTATCGGCGTGCAGACTATTATTTTAATGGCAGGTATTTTTGGTACTATTTTAGGCTTAGAAACTTTAAACTTAATTGCAACAATTTTATTAGTTCAGTTTGTAGGAATTATTGGCGCTTTTTTGTTTTCTAGATTGTCAAATAAAATAGGGAATATAAAAACATTAAAAATTACCATTGCTATTTGGGGATTGGTTTGTTTTATAGGTTTTAACTTAACTAAAGACACTCCGAATATAGAAATGTACTTTTATATTTTAGGAGCCTTAATAGGTTTGGTAATGGGGGCTATACAGTCTTTAGCAAGATCTACGTACTCGAAAATGCTACCAAAAACAGAAGATAATGCGTCCTATTTTAGCTTTTTTGATGTGACAGAAAAAATAGCCTTAGTTGTAGGTATGGTAACTTTCGGAATTTTAAATTCTATGATATCTATACAATCTAGTGTATTGGCTTTAGCTGTTTTCTTTTTAGCAGCTTTTATTTCTTTAAGTTTTATTAAGAAAACAAAATACGTGAAATAA
- a CDS encoding DinB family protein: protein MEKEEIADLLEENHNTLFKWLEDQPNENWEKGPDGKWTVGQQILHLVNSLQLLNNALSYPRFFFKYKFGLCNREPRDYKTIVSKYCQELVDNKDKTKKYNQKLKKPLLKDRERLLTKLQIQSKKLQFKIKKISDVNLDTLVLPHPLMGKMTIREIIMWTAYHTEHHTKILIMNYGEETYC from the coding sequence ATGGAAAAAGAGGAAATTGCAGATTTATTAGAAGAAAATCACAATACTTTATTTAAATGGTTAGAAGATCAACCAAATGAAAACTGGGAAAAAGGCCCCGATGGAAAATGGACTGTAGGACAACAAATATTGCATTTAGTAAACAGCTTACAACTTTTAAATAACGCTTTAAGTTATCCTCGCTTTTTTTTTAAATACAAATTTGGGTTGTGTAATAGAGAACCTAGAGATTACAAAACGATTGTAAGTAAGTACTGTCAAGAATTAGTTGACAATAAAGATAAAACAAAGAAATACAATCAAAAGTTAAAAAAACCATTACTGAAAGATAGAGAACGTCTATTAACAAAACTGCAAATACAGAGTAAAAAACTACAATTTAAAATCAAAAAAATTAGTGATGTTAATTTAGACACGTTGGTACTTCCGCATCCTTTAATGGGTAAAATGACTATTAGAGAAATTATTATGTGGACAGCATATCACACAGAACATCATACCAAAATATTAATAATGAATTATGGTGAAGAGACTTATTGCTAA
- a CDS encoding M48 family metallopeptidase — MKKIAVLVLTVLLFVECSTVPITGRSRVNFVSDAQVLPTSFAQYSTFLEENKLSTNTAMSNQIKNVGKNISAAVDRFMRANNMSSEADSYRWEFNLVDDETVNAWCMPGGKVVFYTGIMPICANENGVAAVMGHEVAHAFAKHGQERMSQGQLQQLGGVAVALGTSGKSEESQQLWNTAFGVTTGLGMLKFSRVHEQEADRLGLVFMIMAGYDGEEAAEVWVRMSNLSNGSSQPEILSTHPSNESRIQDLRNYLPTAKKYAAEYNAK, encoded by the coding sequence ATGAAAAAAATAGCAGTTTTAGTTTTAACGGTTTTACTTTTTGTAGAGTGTAGTACAGTACCAATTACGGGTAGAAGCCGTGTCAATTTTGTGAGTGATGCGCAAGTTTTACCTACTAGTTTTGCCCAATACAGTACTTTTTTAGAAGAAAATAAATTATCTACAAATACTGCAATGTCTAATCAAATTAAAAATGTTGGTAAAAATATTTCTGCAGCTGTAGATCGTTTTATGCGAGCAAACAATATGAGCTCAGAAGCAGATTCTTATAGATGGGAATTTAATTTAGTAGATGATGAAACCGTAAATGCTTGGTGTATGCCAGGAGGGAAAGTTGTTTTTTACACTGGTATTATGCCAATTTGTGCTAATGAAAATGGAGTTGCAGCAGTAATGGGGCACGAAGTTGCACATGCTTTTGCTAAACACGGACAAGAAAGAATGTCTCAAGGACAATTACAACAATTAGGTGGTGTTGCCGTAGCATTGGGTACTTCTGGTAAAAGTGAAGAATCTCAACAATTATGGAATACTGCATTTGGTGTTACTACTGGTTTAGGAATGTTAAAATTTAGTAGAGTTCATGAGCAGGAAGCAGATAGGTTAGGTTTGGTTTTTATGATTATGGCTGGATATGATGGAGAAGAAGCTGCTGAGGTTTGGGTAAGAATGAGTAATTTATCTAACGGAAGTTCTCAACCAGAAATTTTAAGTACTCACCCTTCTAATGAATCTAGAATACAAGATTTAAGAAATTATTTACCAACGGCTAAAAAATATGCTGCAGAGTATAATGCAAAGTAA
- a CDS encoding AI-2E family transporter, protein MKDTIAPRIIRQIFVLLLILFILILIFRELIPYLSGVLGAITIFVLLRKAMLFLVNKNWKPNIAAAFLIVVSFIGILLPISGILLMLANKVRDVVGNSEEVVSKFKTQMTSLESKVGYNFTDSIDAEEVSSWITDNLQGFVGSTFNIFISIGLMYFLLYFMLVNEKILRQSLYKYLPINEVNLKIIGSEAKSMVRSNTIGIPLVAIAQGIIALIGFLIFDINNPFFWFTIVTVGSMIPFIGTFVGILPVFILTLASGDSVAAWGILIYGIVVVGSTDNIIRLLVLKKLDDVHPLITLIGVIVGVPLFGFIGLIFGPLLISLFLVIVKIYRKEFAENNI, encoded by the coding sequence ATGAAAGATACTATTGCACCAAGAATAATAAGACAAATATTTGTTTTATTACTTATTTTATTTATTTTAATTCTAATTTTCAGGGAGTTAATCCCATACTTATCAGGTGTTTTAGGGGCAATAACTATTTTTGTTTTATTAAGAAAAGCAATGCTTTTTTTGGTTAATAAAAATTGGAAACCAAATATTGCCGCAGCTTTTTTAATCGTAGTTTCCTTTATAGGTATACTTTTACCAATTTCGGGTATTTTATTAATGTTGGCAAATAAAGTGCGTGATGTAGTTGGAAATTCAGAAGAGGTTGTATCAAAGTTTAAAACACAAATGACTTCTTTAGAAAGTAAAGTAGGTTATAATTTTACAGATAGTATAGACGCGGAAGAAGTGTCTAGTTGGATAACAGATAACTTACAAGGTTTTGTAGGTAGTACCTTTAATATATTTATATCCATTGGTTTAATGTACTTCTTATTATACTTTATGTTGGTAAATGAAAAAATCTTAAGACAATCTTTATACAAATATCTACCAATAAACGAAGTGAATTTAAAGATAATAGGATCTGAAGCGAAGTCTATGGTTCGTTCTAATACCATAGGAATTCCTTTAGTAGCTATTGCACAAGGTATTATTGCATTAATAGGTTTTCTAATTTTCGATATCAATAACCCATTCTTTTGGTTTACAATTGTTACAGTAGGTTCTATGATTCCTTTTATAGGAACCTTTGTAGGTATATTACCTGTTTTTATTTTAACGTTAGCTTCTGGAGACAGTGTTGCTGCTTGGGGAATCTTAATTTATGGGATAGTTGTGGTTGGTTCTACAGATAATATTATAAGGCTTTTGGTATTAAAAAAATTAGATGATGTACACCCTTTAATTACCTTAATTGGTGTTATTGTTGGGGTACCTTTATTTGGGTTTATTGGTTTAATTTTCGGGCCATTATTAATCAGTTTATTTTTAGTAATTGTAAAAATTTACAGAAAAGAATTTGCAGAAAATAATATTTAA
- the msrB gene encoding peptide-methionine (R)-S-oxide reductase MsrB: protein MKNIFSLLVLILLISCNGIAQTSSKEKKTYTIEKTNAEWKKELTAKQYYILREAGTEKPFSSSFNTNKTKGTYVCAACETPLYKSEYKYDSGSGWPSFDRAIKKNVELDIDYKIGYARTELKCNTCGGHLGHSFDDGPKNTTGKRHCINGDALKFTTK, encoded by the coding sequence ATGAAAAATATTTTCTCTTTACTAGTTTTAATTTTATTGATTAGCTGTAATGGTATAGCTCAGACATCATCCAAAGAAAAAAAAACATACACCATTGAAAAAACAAATGCTGAATGGAAAAAAGAATTGACAGCTAAACAGTATTATATATTACGAGAAGCAGGTACAGAAAAACCTTTTTCTAGTTCTTTTAATACAAACAAAACAAAAGGAACTTACGTTTGCGCTGCTTGTGAAACACCACTTTATAAATCTGAATACAAATATGATTCTGGTTCTGGTTGGCCTTCTTTTGACCGAGCAATAAAGAAAAATGTAGAGTTAGATATAGATTATAAAATTGGTTATGCAAGAACAGAATTAAAATGCAATACCTGTGGAGGTCACTTAGGTCATTCTTTTGATGATGGTCCTAAAAACACTACAGGAAAACGTCATTGTATTAATGGAGACGCCTTAAAATTCACAACCAAATAA
- a CDS encoding four helix bundle protein: MDFKELLAYKKAFDLSMKIFELSKSFPKEEKYSLTDQVRRSSRSVCANIAEAYRKRRYPKHFISKLTDSDGENSETNTWLDFALACKYISDNDHNNFSNQSKEIGKLINYMINNPGKFGVEIN; the protein is encoded by the coding sequence ATGGATTTTAAAGAATTATTGGCTTATAAAAAGGCATTTGATTTATCAATGAAAATCTTTGAATTGTCTAAATCTTTTCCAAAAGAAGAAAAATATTCATTAACAGATCAAGTAAGAAGAAGTTCACGCTCTGTTTGTGCAAATATTGCTGAAGCCTATAGAAAAAGAAGATATCCGAAACATTTTATAAGTAAACTTACAGATTCTGATGGTGAAAATTCAGAAACAAATACTTGGTTAGATTTTGCATTAGCTTGTAAATATATTTCCGATAATGATCACAATAATTTTTCTAATCAAAGTAAAGAGATTGGGAAATTAATAAATTATATGATTAATAATCCAGGTAAATTTGGAGTTGAAATTAATTAA
- a CDS encoding T9SS type A sorting domain-containing protein yields the protein MIKELLLIILVLLVIETHSQQTKQTLLKSTISTVGSTSVYPISSNKIRYTVLQSIGQSSIIGTKITTKRNVQQGFLNNIKEFSINNSNKDIIDESLSIVISPNPFIEYLTLNFSKETKHKIHIHIYDINRKIIFKKEYSTTDNLLIPLKNYSIGIYIIRIQSGNKTFTEKILKTE from the coding sequence TTGATTAAAGAACTACTTTTAATAATACTTGTTTTGCTTGTAATTGAAACGCATTCTCAACAAACAAAACAAACTCTTTTAAAATCTACAATATCTACAGTAGGTAGTACATCTGTATATCCTATTTCTAGCAATAAAATAAGGTATACAGTTTTACAAAGCATTGGTCAATCTAGTATTATTGGCACAAAAATTACTACTAAAAGAAATGTCCAACAAGGTTTTTTAAATAATATTAAAGAATTTAGTATCAATAATTCTAACAAAGATATTATTGATGAATCTCTTAGCATTGTCATTTCTCCAAATCCTTTTATAGAATATCTAACACTTAATTTCTCCAAAGAAACTAAGCATAAAATTCATATACACATATATGATATTAATAGGAAAATTATCTTTAAAAAAGAATACTCCACCACAGACAATTTACTAATTCCCCTGAAAAATTATAGTATAGGCATCTATATTATACGCATACAAAGCGGTAATAAAACGTTTACAGAAAAAATACTAAAAACAGAATAA
- a CDS encoding cupin domain-containing protein: MKKKYTIQKAPFVVPTTDGKVIEEHFGQATDGNSQISIAHMIAPSGWSEPFQTPEFEEYTYIIKGKKQFIIDGETIILSAGESIKIEKNTRVQYSNPFIEPCEYMAVCLPAFSIDLVHREEV; encoded by the coding sequence ATGAAGAAAAAATATACCATTCAAAAAGCACCCTTTGTGGTTCCAACCACAGACGGTAAAGTAATAGAAGAACATTTCGGACAAGCAACCGATGGAAACTCTCAAATAAGTATTGCACACATGATTGCGCCTTCTGGTTGGAGTGAACCTTTTCAAACGCCAGAATTTGAAGAATACACGTACATTATCAAAGGAAAAAAACAATTTATAATAGATGGAGAAACTATTATTTTATCTGCTGGAGAATCTATTAAAATAGAAAAAAATACGAGAGTTCAATATTCAAATCCTTTTATAGAACCATGTGAATATATGGCAGTTTGTTTGCCTGCTTTTTCTATAGATTTGGTACATAGAGAAGAGGTCTAA
- the ffh gene encoding signal recognition particle protein: MFNNLSDKLDKALHTLKGHGKITEVNVAETLKEVRRALLDADVNFKIAKDFTKRVQSKALGQDVLTTLNPGQLMVKLVKDELTELMGGETVGVNLGGSPTVILMSGLQGSGKTTFSGKLANFLKDKKSKQVLLVGCDVYRPAAINQLQVVGEQIGVEVYAEVGNNNPVEISQNAIKHAKANGKNVVIIDTAGRLAVDTEMMNEISNIHKAVSPQETLFVVDSMTGQDAVNTAKAFNDILNFDGVVLTKLDGDTRGGAALSIKSVVDKPIKFIGTGEKMDAIDVFHPDRMADRILGMGDVVSLVERAQDQYDEEEARKLQKKIAKNQFGFDDFLSQIQQIKKMGSMKDLVGMIPGAGKAMKDVDIDDDAFKGIEAIIHSMTPEERSTPTTINASRKKRIAKGSGTSVNEVNQLMKQFNQMSKMMKMMQGGGGKKMMQMMKGMK, translated from the coding sequence ATGTTTAATAATTTAAGCGATAAATTAGATAAAGCTTTACACACCTTAAAAGGTCATGGTAAAATTACAGAGGTAAATGTTGCAGAAACATTAAAAGAAGTTAGAAGAGCGTTGTTAGACGCCGATGTTAACTTTAAAATTGCCAAAGATTTTACTAAAAGAGTTCAATCCAAAGCTTTAGGGCAAGACGTATTAACTACGTTAAACCCAGGGCAATTAATGGTAAAGTTAGTTAAAGATGAACTAACAGAATTAATGGGTGGAGAAACTGTAGGTGTTAATTTAGGTGGTTCGCCAACTGTAATTTTAATGTCTGGTTTACAAGGTTCTGGTAAAACTACTTTTTCAGGAAAATTAGCTAACTTTCTTAAGGATAAAAAATCTAAACAAGTTTTATTAGTTGGTTGTGATGTTTATAGACCTGCTGCAATAAATCAATTACAAGTTGTTGGAGAACAAATTGGTGTTGAGGTGTATGCAGAAGTTGGAAACAACAATCCTGTTGAAATTTCACAAAACGCAATAAAACATGCAAAAGCAAACGGTAAAAACGTAGTTATTATTGATACTGCTGGTCGTTTAGCTGTGGATACAGAAATGATGAATGAAATTTCTAACATTCATAAAGCTGTAAGTCCACAAGAAACTTTATTTGTAGTAGATTCTATGACAGGGCAAGATGCAGTAAATACTGCAAAAGCTTTTAATGATATCTTAAATTTTGATGGAGTTGTTCTTACAAAATTAGATGGAGATACTCGTGGTGGAGCTGCATTGTCTATTAAATCTGTTGTTGATAAACCTATTAAGTTTATTGGTACTGGAGAAAAAATGGATGCAATAGATGTATTCCATCCAGATAGAATGGCTGATCGTATTTTAGGGATGGGAGATGTTGTTTCTTTAGTAGAAAGAGCACAAGACCAATACGATGAAGAAGAAGCTAGAAAATTACAGAAAAAGATTGCTAAAAATCAATTTGGTTTTGATGACTTTTTAAGTCAGATTCAACAAATCAAAAAAATGGGTAGCATGAAAGATTTAGTTGGTATGATTCCTGGTGCTGGTAAAGCAATGAAAGATGTAGATATAGATGATGATGCTTTTAAAGGTATCGAAGCTATTATTCATTCTATGACGCCAGAAGAAAGAAGTACACCAACAACAATAAATGCCAGTAGAAAAAAGAGAATTGCAAAAGGTTCTGGAACTTCGGTTAATGAAGTTAATCAATTAATGAAGCAATTTAACCAAATGAGTAAAATGATGAAGATGATGCAAGGCGGCGGCGGCAAAAAGATGATGCAAATGATGAAAGGAATGAAGTAA